The following coding sequences are from one Ruminococcus flavefaciens AE3010 window:
- a CDS encoding DUF4832 domain-containing protein — protein MLKRIISPILTAALLVTAVPFAEPVRAEEELKDSGINYTEAVETIQNPGAGYTNTVWAVCKPNDTKVYSPTGSLVLFFIDIGAFSSGANGTTDAEGNYTEGVDYDLDETFFNAWRQTLDNCRKNGCMVGLRFRYDANGKENPEPATFDKVLEHIQQIKASKIITDNKDIIAFVETGFVGKWGEQHGGKYTTVDYKAKLLEAMYQAIPESIPITVRTPDTFAKFVGIDRSELDKPEYYYRIVTSEPTEEDINEGPYLPKFSRVGLYNDGYMGSDSDLGTYEDREIETNWLNHFTENTYFGGEFSGDIKYAKQFDTYLPENAIPEMYKTRLSYINGNIFQMYKEYTYGEDYDVNGADNSAYYGQSVFQFIRDHIGYRFVLRKAENSEKVKQGGQLVTSFDVENTGFANPVFSPWSYLILEKDGKFYEKSIPMDVHGWKSCKTSKNSFTWQLPDGIETGKWNIYLRISAIADRCENYDYQKDIGLPNYGIRLANEGVWDSKLGANYLGSFEVTASEEHGTNNMLYCSSVPTLSKFDTFLMTLDDFTFVDGEKSSPREWQEKDLIAKKDNCSLSVRADSEAAYFMAEMPDDAKEPVYNIEVRNGDERYWLYYSSDGFVYFSHDSYAGCQCKWNGNVVEFRIPFEIMGLKAGEEVSSVRVFLQDSANDWKLMGDITAANVKIPDDFPIYTAETPIYLRKNTSIILRSKCAVPDITYQWYHNGEPIDGATAMMYRTNEDTKGNYSVKITAPNGAAKMVSVVNVLDPDEENQKNGVKGDANCDGMVDMSDVVLIMQSLSNPDKYGESGTEKSRITTKGIDNGDVSGDNDGLTVGDALEVQKYLLGLIKAFN, from the coding sequence ATGCTGAAAAGAATCATATCACCGATATTGACAGCAGCTCTGCTCGTAACGGCTGTTCCCTTTGCGGAGCCTGTACGTGCTGAGGAGGAGCTGAAAGACAGCGGTATAAACTACACAGAGGCCGTTGAGACAATTCAGAATCCCGGAGCAGGTTATACCAACACGGTATGGGCTGTCTGCAAGCCGAATGATACAAAGGTATACAGTCCCACAGGCAGCCTTGTGCTGTTTTTCATCGATATCGGAGCCTTTTCATCGGGGGCAAACGGTACAACTGATGCGGAGGGCAATTATACAGAGGGCGTCGATTACGACCTTGACGAGACTTTTTTCAACGCATGGAGACAGACTCTTGACAACTGCCGCAAAAACGGCTGTATGGTGGGACTTCGTTTCAGATATGACGCAAATGGTAAGGAGAACCCCGAGCCTGCCACATTTGACAAGGTACTGGAGCACATACAGCAGATCAAGGCCAGCAAAATAATAACCGATAACAAAGACATTATCGCATTTGTGGAAACAGGCTTCGTTGGCAAATGGGGCGAACAGCACGGCGGCAAATATACCACAGTGGACTACAAGGCGAAGCTTCTGGAAGCAATGTATCAGGCAATCCCCGAATCCATACCCATAACAGTGCGTACTCCCGATACCTTTGCCAAGTTTGTCGGCATTGACCGCTCCGAGCTTGACAAGCCCGAGTACTATTACAGGATAGTGACCTCTGAGCCGACAGAAGAGGACATCAATGAGGGACCATATCTTCCAAAGTTCAGCCGTGTCGGTCTGTACAACGACGGCTATATGGGAAGCGATTCCGACCTCGGCACATATGAGGACAGAGAGATCGAGACCAACTGGCTGAATCACTTTACGGAGAATACTTACTTCGGCGGAGAGTTCTCAGGGGACATCAAATACGCCAAGCAATTTGACACCTACCTTCCCGAGAACGCCATTCCCGAGATGTACAAGACTCGTCTCAGCTACATAAACGGCAATATCTTCCAGATGTACAAGGAATACACCTATGGCGAGGATTACGATGTCAATGGCGCAGACAATTCCGCTTACTACGGTCAGAGCGTATTTCAGTTCATTCGCGACCATATCGGCTACCGTTTTGTACTGCGAAAGGCTGAAAACAGCGAAAAGGTAAAGCAGGGCGGCCAGCTTGTTACAAGCTTTGATGTGGAGAATACGGGCTTTGCAAATCCTGTTTTCTCGCCGTGGTCATATCTTATCCTTGAAAAAGACGGCAAATTCTACGAAAAAAGCATACCAATGGACGTACATGGATGGAAGTCCTGCAAAACGTCAAAAAACAGCTTTACATGGCAGCTTCCCGACGGTATTGAGACGGGAAAGTGGAATATCTATCTGAGGATATCGGCTATTGCGGACAGGTGTGAGAATTACGATTATCAGAAAGATATAGGACTTCCTAATTACGGCATAAGACTTGCCAACGAGGGCGTCTGGGACAGTAAGCTTGGAGCAAACTATCTGGGAAGCTTCGAGGTCACAGCAAGCGAGGAACACGGCACGAATAATATGCTTTACTGCTCCAGCGTTCCGACCTTGTCAAAATTTGACACTTTTCTGATGACCCTTGATGACTTTACTTTTGTTGATGGTGAGAAGTCGTCTCCCCGTGAGTGGCAGGAAAAAGACCTTATTGCGAAGAAAGACAACTGTTCACTGTCTGTAAGGGCAGACAGCGAAGCTGCTTATTTCATGGCGGAAATGCCCGATGATGCAAAAGAGCCCGTGTACAATATCGAGGTCAGAAACGGCGACGAGCGGTACTGGCTGTATTATTCCTCGGATGGCTTTGTATACTTCAGCCACGATTCCTATGCAGGCTGTCAGTGCAAGTGGAACGGAAATGTGGTGGAGTTCAGGATACCATTTGAGATAATGGGACTTAAAGCAGGGGAAGAGGTAAGCTCGGTGCGAGTATTCCTGCAGGACAGCGCAAATGACTGGAAGCTCATGGGAGACATCACGGCAGCAAATGTGAAGATACCCGATGATTTCCCGATATATACAGCAGAGACGCCTATCTACCTGAGAAAGAACACCTCTATCATACTGCGTTCCAAGTGTGCTGTGCCTGATATCACATATCAGTGGTATCACAACGGAGAGCCCATAGACGGTGCAACTGCCATGATGTACAGGACAAACGAGGATACCAAGGGCAATTATTCCGTAAAGATAACAGCTCCCAACGGTGCAGCGAAAATGGTATCGGTGGTGAATGTGCTCGACCCGGATGAGGAAAATCAGAAGAACGGCGTCAAAGGTGACGCAAACTGCGACGGTATGGTGGATATGTCTGATGTGGTGCTGATAATGCAGTCTCTTTCAAATCCCGATAAATACGGTGAAAGCGGAACTGAAAAGAGCCGCATCACCACAAAGGGCATTGATAACGGTGATGTATCAGGGGACAATGACGGACTAACAGTGGGCGATGCTCTTGAGGTGCAAAAATACCTTCTCGGACTTATAAAAGCATTCAATTAA
- a CDS encoding metallophosphoesterase, with protein MSKKAKKRITLAAICAVLCALSAWGFAMKNVYYNVKAEGFDQNVRIVFISDLHNCFYGNTDNSKLIKAVKEAEPDMVVFGGDVIDMWGGTEHALDLMSALSKEYPCFYSPGNHEEMRSDIDEFYDEARKICPLLMGKDYADITVKEQDIRLFGAINGTVCYSYSTQIEECFDNMDDKHYNILVAHQPEDIDYYLGKYCDNAKDFDLILSGHAHGGQWRIPKILDQGLYAPEQGIFPKYTTGMYQYCDTTHIISRGLARPMRMIFIPRIFNRPELSVIDINN; from the coding sequence ATGTCAAAGAAAGCAAAAAAACGTATAACCCTTGCTGCAATATGTGCAGTACTATGCGCACTGAGCGCATGGGGCTTCGCTATGAAGAACGTGTACTACAATGTGAAAGCAGAGGGCTTCGACCAGAATGTAAGGATAGTCTTTATATCAGACCTGCACAACTGCTTTTACGGAAATACCGACAATTCCAAGCTCATTAAGGCAGTCAAAGAGGCTGAGCCCGATATGGTCGTATTCGGCGGTGACGTCATAGACATGTGGGGCGGAACAGAACACGCTCTTGACCTCATGTCCGCACTCAGCAAGGAGTACCCCTGCTTCTATTCCCCGGGAAATCACGAGGAGATGAGAAGCGATATTGACGAATTCTACGATGAAGCCCGCAAGATATGTCCCCTGCTCATGGGCAAGGACTACGCCGACATCACTGTAAAGGAACAGGATATCCGCCTTTTCGGTGCTATAAACGGCACTGTCTGCTACAGCTATTCCACTCAGATTGAGGAATGCTTCGATAATATGGACGATAAGCACTACAATATTCTGGTCGCTCATCAGCCCGAGGATATAGACTATTACCTCGGAAAGTACTGCGACAACGCCAAGGACTTCGATCTTATCCTTTCGGGTCACGCTCACGGCGGTCAGTGGAGAATTCCAAAGATACTCGATCAGGGACTTTATGCTCCCGAGCAGGGCATCTTCCCAAAGTACACCACGGGTATGTATCAATACTGCGATACTACTCATATAATCAGCCGCGGACTGGCAAGACCTATGCGTATGATATTCATACCGCGTATTTTCAACCGTCCAGAGCTCTCCGTAATTGATATAAACAACTGA
- a CDS encoding HAD-IIIC family phosphatase, translating into MRELNFPFDGKDIIRRRLALRKQLLADGCVRVKKRIAVLGGSTVNHIVSALELFLLNFGIEPEFYLSEYNKFYEDAVFGNPELDSFDPDIIYVHTTSRNLTMLPESPAETPERVEQRLNDQFAYFKQVWDSLKQHFSCPVIQNNFELPLFRRTGSYDGWSTAGQAAFIQRMNVMLSDYARNTRGIYIHDINYLSAVCGLANWHDAEAWYLYKYAMSTNVIPDLAYSLACIIKSIYGKNHKVIDLDLDNTLWGGVIGDDGQEGIEIGQETAVGQAFSEFQSFIKGYKDYGVLLAVCSKNDEENALLGLDHPCGVLKASDFVSIKANWESKDRNIAETAADLSLGLDSFVFIDDNPAECAMIEGQLPMVQTINLSTVHEAMYRLTRSGFFEVTAVSDDDMHRSEMYAANAQRAAQLRSFESYEDYLLSLDMHAVICGFDPVYIQRITQLANKSNQFNLTTRRYNEDEIQNVSTSPDHICICGRLLDKFGDNGIVSVVIGRCRDKELDIELWLMSCRVLKRDMELAMLDELVRRAREKGITRINGYYYKTHKNNMVAELYGSFGFTLAEKLDNGDSVWYLDIEGYKNKNKVIKIRDKENSE; encoded by the coding sequence ATGAGAGAACTCAACTTTCCATTCGACGGCAAGGATATAATCCGCAGACGACTTGCGCTCCGCAAGCAGCTGCTTGCTGACGGCTGCGTCCGCGTAAAGAAGAGGATCGCTGTGCTGGGGGGCTCAACGGTCAATCATATTGTATCCGCACTTGAGCTTTTTCTGCTGAATTTCGGCATTGAGCCCGAATTCTATCTATCGGAGTACAACAAGTTCTACGAGGACGCCGTTTTCGGCAATCCCGAGCTTGACAGCTTCGATCCCGATATAATCTATGTCCATACCACCTCACGAAATCTTACCATGCTCCCTGAGAGCCCTGCTGAGACTCCCGAGAGAGTGGAGCAGCGCCTTAACGATCAGTTCGCCTACTTCAAGCAGGTGTGGGACAGCCTCAAGCAGCACTTCTCATGCCCTGTTATACAGAACAATTTCGAGCTTCCCCTGTTCAGACGCACAGGAAGCTACGACGGCTGGAGCACCGCAGGTCAGGCTGCCTTCATTCAGCGCATGAACGTTATGCTGTCGGACTACGCCCGCAATACCAGAGGTATCTACATCCACGATATAAACTATCTCTCCGCAGTCTGCGGTCTGGCAAACTGGCACGACGCCGAGGCTTGGTATCTCTACAAGTATGCCATGAGCACTAATGTTATCCCCGATCTTGCATACAGCCTTGCCTGCATAATCAAATCTATCTACGGCAAGAACCACAAGGTCATTGACCTTGATCTTGATAATACGCTGTGGGGCGGAGTTATCGGCGACGACGGTCAGGAAGGCATAGAGATCGGTCAGGAGACCGCTGTGGGACAGGCTTTCAGCGAGTTCCAAAGCTTTATCAAGGGCTACAAGGACTACGGCGTGCTTCTTGCGGTATGCTCCAAGAACGACGAAGAAAATGCGCTTCTTGGTCTCGATCACCCCTGCGGTGTGCTCAAAGCCTCGGATTTCGTCTCCATAAAGGCAAACTGGGAGTCCAAGGACCGTAATATCGCAGAAACTGCCGCTGATCTCAGTCTCGGACTGGACAGTTTTGTATTCATCGACGACAATCCTGCGGAGTGCGCTATGATAGAGGGACAGCTCCCTATGGTACAGACCATAAACCTGAGCACTGTCCATGAGGCTATGTACAGGCTCACACGCAGCGGCTTCTTCGAGGTGACAGCTGTCTCCGACGACGATATGCACCGCTCGGAAATGTATGCCGCAAATGCTCAGAGAGCCGCTCAGCTCAGAAGCTTCGAGAGCTATGAGGACTATCTGCTGAGCCTTGATATGCACGCTGTTATCTGCGGCTTTGATCCCGTTTATATACAGCGTATAACTCAGCTCGCCAACAAGAGCAACCAGTTCAATCTCACCACACGCCGCTATAACGAGGACGAGATACAGAACGTCAGCACAAGTCCCGACCATATCTGCATCTGCGGCAGACTTCTTGATAAATTCGGCGATAACGGCATAGTATCCGTTGTCATAGGCAGGTGCAGGGACAAGGAGCTGGATATCGAGCTGTGGCTCATGAGCTGCCGAGTGCTGAAAAGAGACATGGAGCTTGCAATGCTGGACGAGCTTGTGCGCCGTGCAAGAGAAAAAGGCATCACACGCATAAACGGCTACTACTATAAGACACACAAAAATAACATGGTAGCCGAGCTTTACGGCTCATTCGGCTTCACTCTCGCCGAAAAGCTTGATAACGGGGATTCCGTATGGTATCTCGACATCGAAGGCTATAAAAACAAGAACAAGGTAATAAAAATTCGTGATAAGGAGAATTCAGAATGA
- a CDS encoding acyl carrier protein, translated as MNNNEILPRLNEVFRDVFGDSSLNVNENTTSADIEDWDSLEHINLIAAVENEFGLRFKMREVSGMKNVGEMLAIIAERGK; from the coding sequence ATGAATAATAATGAAATACTGCCCCGTCTCAATGAGGTATTCAGAGATGTTTTCGGTGACTCTTCGCTTAATGTGAATGAGAACACCACATCTGCCGATATTGAGGACTGGGACAGTCTTGAGCACATCAATCTCATTGCCGCAGTTGAAAACGAGTTCGGACTTCGCTTTAAGATGCGCGAGGTATCGGGCATGAAGAATGTGGGAGAGATGCTCGCTATTATTGCCGAAAGAGGTAAATAA
- a CDS encoding cellulase family glycosylhydrolase has translation MKKQIISTALALMVLTATAQPFGQSEKKAYAADTTMRDITTMELVRDMGIGINLGNTMEACGDWIKEVDDQWGDGVLTVEEYETAWGSPVITQKMIQGMADEGFGVVRVPVAWSNLMGDNYQISPDLDARVHEIVDWVIEADMYCIINIHWDNGWVNTFPDNKDECMKRYQTMWEQISDSFKDYGDHLMFESQNEELGWESVWNPWGSTDGKAESYALVNEINQKFVDVVRKSGGNNPKRHLLISGYNTGFDRTCDPLFKMPNDPANRMAVSVHYYTPAGFAILEDKDESWAKARSTWGTDEDYKELNANMDMMKKGFIDKGIPVIVGEYGCPTKGKDADSVRLFLSSVCKAAYERQLCPVLWSTPDSKQDDGTIIKGHYDRSTCKMVDQELKKLFNEISGFNPKTPAETTTTTSTTTSTATTTVTTTETTTTTAAPAPTTTATNVSETTTSVTTTEHVTSTTTTAPSAGKKGDANGDGTVDMSDVVLIMQSLANPNKFGENGTDEHHITHEGVINGDVAGGNDGLTSGDALEIQLFLLGIRTSL, from the coding sequence ATGAAAAAACAGATCATCAGCACGGCTCTTGCGCTTATGGTGCTTACTGCAACTGCACAGCCATTCGGTCAGAGCGAAAAAAAGGCATATGCCGCAGATACGACCATGCGCGATATCACCACTATGGAGCTTGTGCGTGATATGGGCATCGGTATCAACCTTGGCAACACTATGGAAGCCTGCGGCGACTGGATCAAGGAAGTTGACGACCAGTGGGGCGACGGAGTTCTCACTGTTGAGGAGTACGAAACAGCTTGGGGCAGTCCTGTTATCACGCAGAAGATGATACAGGGTATGGCTGACGAGGGCTTCGGAGTAGTCCGCGTTCCTGTGGCATGGTCAAACCTTATGGGCGATAATTATCAGATCAGCCCCGACCTCGACGCTCGTGTCCACGAGATAGTTGACTGGGTCATCGAAGCTGATATGTACTGTATCATCAATATTCACTGGGATAACGGCTGGGTAAATACTTTCCCTGATAATAAGGACGAGTGCATGAAGCGTTATCAGACTATGTGGGAGCAGATCTCCGACAGCTTCAAGGACTACGGCGACCACCTCATGTTCGAGTCACAGAATGAGGAGCTTGGCTGGGAGAGTGTGTGGAACCCATGGGGCAGCACAGACGGCAAGGCTGAGTCCTATGCCCTTGTAAATGAGATAAACCAGAAGTTCGTTGACGTTGTGCGTAAATCAGGCGGAAACAATCCGAAGCGTCATCTGCTGATATCGGGATATAACACGGGATTTGACCGTACCTGCGATCCTCTCTTCAAGATGCCAAACGACCCTGCGAACCGCATGGCAGTATCAGTACATTACTATACTCCCGCAGGCTTTGCCATACTTGAAGACAAGGACGAATCATGGGCTAAGGCTCGTTCCACATGGGGGACTGACGAGGATTACAAGGAGCTCAATGCCAATATGGACATGATGAAGAAGGGCTTCATCGACAAGGGGATACCTGTTATCGTAGGCGAGTACGGCTGTCCTACAAAAGGCAAGGACGCTGATTCTGTAAGACTTTTCCTCAGCTCGGTATGCAAGGCTGCTTATGAGCGTCAGCTCTGTCCTGTACTGTGGTCTACTCCCGATTCAAAGCAGGACGACGGAACTATTATCAAGGGACACTATGACCGTTCCACCTGCAAAATGGTTGATCAGGAGCTGAAAAAGCTCTTCAACGAGATATCGGGCTTCAATCCAAAGACTCCTGCGGAGACAACGACTACTACCTCAACTACAACTTCAACAGCGACCACAACTGTAACAACTACTGAAACTACAACAACTACAGCTGCACCTGCACCTACAACTACTGCAACCAATGTTTCTGAGACAACAACTTCTGTAACAACAACAGAGCATGTGACTTCAACAACTACTACAGCTCCCTCAGCAGGCAAAAAGGGTGACGCAAACGGCGACGGCACCGTTGACATGTCGGACGTCGTACTTATCATGCAGTCACTTGCAAATCCAAACAAATTCGGTGAGAACGGTACAGATGAACATCACATCACTCATGAAGGCGTTATCAACGGAGATGTAGCAGGCGGCAATGATGGTCTCACAAGCGGAGACGCTCTTGAGATACAGCTGTTCCTCCTTGGCATAAGAACTTCACTTTAA
- a CDS encoding LCP family protein, which yields MPNRYNGRDEDNIPNTDNEDTMLLPGGVNPYNAPPKQELPPLRRVNRRSTSSQQGSSGASQQPPHFPQSGQPPQFPHSQQPPQFPHSAPPQQPNYNDPQYYDYNQQSPQEYSGGGYYAPPMDEPAPPPPPKQPQKRKKTSAPQPEAEERPKKKKRHHKSLLRRIVGRVFKTVLALFMILFCMYSCTSVALIKKMDYLPSESRTHYADTLGRGHVRSILVIGTDGRTADDKGRSDSMILVSLNSKTNEIIMTSFMRDCYVELPNTGSWDKLNAAYAYGGADLLMDTIEYNFDVRIDDYVAVDFASFVSVVDAVGGIDIDVSNEEAEEINVILISEVNELMGDDRMSDLLSGGGKLHLNGKQALSYSRIRKVGNSDFERTERQRRVMSLIIAKLKKFKPSIFKNLASDVIPDVSTNMSTPKAYLYSLRLPFALKYKTKQIQIPVEGSYTAADVDVGNVLQVDFGENRKVIDEEVFAKD from the coding sequence ATGCCAAACAGATATAACGGCAGAGATGAAGACAACATTCCAAACACTGACAACGAAGACACCATGCTGCTCCCGGGCGGCGTTAACCCCTACAATGCTCCGCCTAAGCAGGAGCTTCCCCCACTGAGAAGAGTGAATCGCAGAAGCACTTCCTCACAGCAGGGCAGCAGCGGAGCTTCTCAGCAGCCGCCACACTTTCCACAGTCGGGACAGCCTCCGCAGTTTCCTCATTCACAGCAGCCGCCTCAGTTCCCACACTCTGCTCCACCACAACAGCCAAACTATAATGATCCGCAGTATTACGACTATAATCAGCAGTCCCCGCAGGAATACAGCGGCGGCGGTTATTATGCGCCTCCCATGGACGAGCCTGCTCCTCCCCCACCGCCAAAGCAGCCTCAGAAACGCAAAAAGACTTCCGCTCCTCAGCCCGAGGCAGAGGAACGTCCGAAGAAGAAAAAGCGACATCACAAGTCGCTGCTGCGCAGGATAGTGGGCAGAGTATTCAAGACAGTACTTGCACTGTTCATGATACTTTTCTGTATGTATTCATGTACCTCTGTAGCCCTTATAAAGAAAATGGACTATCTGCCCTCCGAGAGCCGTACCCATTACGCGGATACCCTCGGCAGAGGTCACGTCCGCAGTATTCTTGTTATCGGTACTGACGGTAGAACTGCCGACGACAAGGGACGCTCCGACTCAATGATACTGGTGTCCCTCAACAGCAAGACCAATGAGATAATCATGACCTCATTCATGCGCGACTGCTATGTGGAGCTGCCGAATACAGGCAGCTGGGACAAGCTCAATGCAGCTTATGCCTACGGCGGCGCAGACCTGCTCATGGACACTATCGAGTACAACTTCGATGTTCGTATCGATGACTATGTAGCAGTTGACTTCGCTTCATTCGTATCGGTCGTTGATGCGGTAGGCGGAATAGATATCGACGTGAGCAACGAAGAAGCCGAGGAGATAAACGTTATCCTCATATCCGAGGTAAATGAACTCATGGGCGACGACAGAATGTCAGACCTGCTCAGCGGCGGAGGAAAGCTCCACCTCAACGGCAAGCAGGCTCTGTCCTATTCACGTATACGAAAGGTAGGCAACAGCGACTTCGAGCGTACAGAGCGTCAGCGCAGAGTCATGTCGCTTATCATCGCCAAGCTCAAAAAGTTCAAGCCATCTATCTTCAAGAATCTTGCTTCCGATGTCATTCCCGATGTATCCACGAATATGTCCACACCGAAAGCATATCTCTACTCACTGAGACTGCCTTTTGCTCTGAAATATAAGACAAAGCAGATACAGATACCAGTAGAAGGTTCATATACTGCTGCCGATGTTGACGTAGGAAACGTTTTACAGGTGGACTTCGGTGAAAACAGAAAGGTCATAGACGAAGAGGTATTCGCAAAGGATTAA
- a CDS encoding DHHW family protein — protein MTDYKNKDKLPEPVISIEASDRAGTSIDVPIKAKKLKKQQRKKALNIISLANVIAISAVFVGGFIYVALLPHETKADDENRYLTEFPEFSAKSYASGEFTEGVADYFDDTVHDRAHIKEFISDYIIQLKGRKYGNDGEEAELFGSGFEKKANLTTTTPVSTATSVSTTVTTAVQEETTAPAEEAPADGELTNNILIVNKRGVTLYGGAWGTEQEYASYVNLYKEKLPNVNVYSMVLPTSSSFYLPEKYQNLAYSEKEDFDKIDAALNNVISVDAYGILNAHKDEAIYSRTDHHWQPLGAYYAVQQFALTAGVPYPELSEYETVTLPGYVGTLYMYTQSATLMNNPEDFVYYKPQTPVTVTQYNTRFENPVAANLLFDPSFMANSGYYMVFGSDERIVHVNTECKNGRNLVIFKDSYGNALLPMLTSSFENIYLCDIRYFDLNAIDFINRVGGTDLLFAMCSFSAVGGNRTCIYNNLTK, from the coding sequence ATGACCGATTACAAAAACAAAGACAAGCTGCCCGAGCCTGTCATCTCAATCGAGGCGTCAGACCGCGCAGGAACTTCAATAGATGTACCTATCAAGGCTAAAAAGCTGAAAAAACAGCAGCGCAAAAAGGCTCTCAACATTATTTCCCTTGCAAATGTGATAGCCATAAGCGCTGTATTTGTGGGCGGATTCATTTATGTGGCGCTTCTGCCCCATGAGACAAAAGCCGACGACGAGAACCGCTATCTCACCGAATTCCCCGAATTCTCCGCAAAGAGCTATGCAAGCGGTGAATTTACAGAGGGCGTTGCCGATTACTTTGACGATACCGTTCACGACAGAGCTCATATCAAGGAGTTCATCTCCGACTATATAATCCAGCTGAAAGGCAGAAAATACGGCAATGACGGCGAGGAAGCCGAGCTCTTCGGCAGCGGATTTGAGAAGAAAGCTAACCTGACTACCACCACACCTGTGAGCACAGCAACTTCTGTATCGACTACAGTCACAACTGCTGTTCAGGAGGAAACTACAGCTCCCGCTGAGGAAGCTCCTGCCGACGGCGAGCTCACAAACAATATCCTCATCGTCAATAAACGAGGAGTCACACTTTACGGCGGTGCATGGGGCACTGAGCAGGAGTACGCTTCCTATGTAAATCTCTACAAGGAGAAGCTGCCCAACGTAAATGTTTACTCAATGGTACTGCCCACGTCCAGCTCATTCTATCTGCCCGAAAAGTATCAGAACCTTGCATACAGCGAAAAAGAGGACTTCGACAAGATAGACGCTGCACTCAACAATGTTATCTCAGTTGATGCCTACGGTATACTCAATGCCCATAAGGACGAGGCTATATACTCCCGTACCGACCACCACTGGCAGCCTCTCGGCGCTTATTACGCCGTCCAGCAGTTCGCTCTTACAGCGGGTGTTCCCTATCCCGAGCTCTCGGAGTATGAGACAGTCACCCTGCCCGGCTATGTCGGCACCCTTTATATGTACACACAGAGCGCGACGCTCATGAATAATCCAGAGGACTTTGTTTATTACAAGCCTCAGACACCCGTAACAGTAACACAGTACAACACACGTTTTGAAAATCCCGTTGCTGCAAATCTTCTCTTTGACCCGTCATTTATGGCTAATTCAGGCTATTATATGGTTTTCGGATCAGACGAGAGGATAGTCCATGTAAACACAGAATGCAAAAACGGAAGAAATCTTGTCATCTTCAAGGACAGCTACGGAAACGCCCTGCTGCCTATGCTGACAAGCTCCTTTGAGAACATATATCTCTGCGATATACGTTATTTCGACCTGAACGCCATTGACTTCATCAACAGAGTCGGCGGAACGGATCTCCTTTTTGCCATGTGTTCATTCTCCGCAGTGGGCGGCAACAGGACCTGTATATACAACAATCTGACAAAATAA
- the rlmB gene encoding 23S rRNA (guanosine(2251)-2'-O)-methyltransferase RlmB, with amino-acid sequence MEKEKNIKDMPQNIICGRNPVIEALKSGANLDTVYIDGNSGSLGVIRRLAREKGVVVKDADDKKLSRLSGGASHQGVVAEGACGEYVTVEDILAVSQKKGTKPFIIICDEIEDPHNLGAIIRTAETSGADGVIIPKRRSASLNATVFKTSAGAASYVPVARVSNLAACIDTLKDNGVWIYGTDASGTDYSETDFTGGVALVIGSEGFGMSQLIQKKCDFMIKLPMCGKINSLNASVAAGIFMYEVLRQRRGSE; translated from the coding sequence ATGGAAAAAGAGAAAAATATCAAAGACATGCCCCAGAATATAATCTGCGGACGAAATCCCGTCATAGAGGCTCTAAAATCGGGCGCTAATCTCGATACGGTCTATATCGACGGAAACAGCGGAAGCCTCGGCGTTATCCGCCGCCTTGCAAGGGAAAAAGGCGTCGTTGTCAAGGACGCTGACGATAAAAAGCTCTCACGCCTTTCGGGCGGTGCTTCACATCAGGGAGTAGTTGCCGAGGGCGCCTGCGGAGAGTACGTTACGGTGGAGGATATCCTTGCCGTTTCACAGAAAAAAGGCACTAAGCCATTCATCATCATCTGCGATGAGATAGAAGACCCACATAATCTGGGAGCTATAATCCGTACTGCCGAGACATCGGGTGCTGACGGAGTTATTATCCCCAAGCGCAGAAGCGCTTCCCTTAATGCTACGGTCTTTAAGACCTCGGCAGGTGCGGCAAGCTATGTCCCCGTTGCAAGAGTCTCAAACCTTGCAGCCTGCATCGATACCCTCAAGGACAACGGTGTGTGGATATACGGTACTGACGCTTCGGGCACGGACTACTCCGAGACCGACTTTACAGGCGGAGTTGCCCTCGTTATCGGCTCAGAAGGCTTCGGAATGAGTCAGCTCATACAGAAAAAATGCGACTTTATGATAAAGCTTCCCATGTGCGGAAAGATAAACTCACTCAACGCTTCGGTTGCGGCAGGTATCTTTATGTACGAGGTACTGCGTCAGCGCAGAGGCTCTGAATAA